The DNA sequence ATAAGTAATAATTTTAAGCTCAATTGTTGCTAATTTCTTTGACACAATAATCACTTTCTGGCAAGGGATGCGACAAAATAGTTTATGGTCGGCTTTCAAAGGAGAGAACCGTGGTAAAAGAAGAATGGGGTACAAAGCGTACGTGTCCAAAATGTGGTGAGCGTTTTTACGATCTCGGCAATGCAGACCCAGTAACATGTATTGAATGCGGTACAGAATGGGCTCCAGAGCCTATCTTGAAATCGAAGCAGCCAATCATTGCTGTAGAACAAGTCGAGAAAAAAGCGGAAAAAGAAGAGTCTGAAGATCTAGATCTCGAAGTCGATGTTGATATTGATGACAATGACGATCCAATCCTCGGCGATGTCTCTCTTGATGACGATGATGATGTTGAAGTAACTGGTATGGTTGATACAAGCCTTTCTTCAGACGGTGACGAAAGTTAATTCTTCTTTTTGTCAGTCATCCTAACGGTTAGGGGCCTTAGCTCAGCTGGGAGAGCGCTTCGCTGGCAGCGAAGAGGTCAGGAGTTCGATCCTCCTAGGCTCCACCAAATAAAACAAGGGGTTAGCGCATTTGCTAGCCCTTTTGTTTAGCGGTGACCAAAACGGTGACTATGATTAGCTTTGGGCATCCCATTGACCCGACCCCAGTAACGCAGCCACTTTTTATGTAACCATTTTAATGTGATTTTTGTAAAGGCTGATGGATGTGGAGCCCCGGAGGGGCGGAACAGCTATCAGCCGGTAAAATCGTCTTTGGTGCTGGTGGGCGATAGCCCAAACTGCTATGTGGCCTGACAGTGTTGTAATGCTGTCGCCACTGTTCAATGATAATCTTTGCTTCTTTTAATCCATAGAATATTTCTCCGTCCAATAGCTCATCTCTCAACTTCCCATTAAAGCTTTCATTGTAGCCATTTTCCCAAGGCGACCCTGGATCGATGTAAAGCGTTTTAACCCCAATTTGTTTCAGCCAATCCTTGATCCGTGGCCTGCGCCACTGTGTTGACCGCACCTGACCAATGGCCTTGCAAGCCCGACGCTGTGACACGTCAAGCTTGCGGACAATATGATCAACAAAAGTTCTACGACGAGAAGGCTCTACCAGTTTCCCTTGGCGGCCTCTTTGAGAATGGCGTTGTCTAGGGATAGATCA is a window from the Temperatibacter marinus genome containing:
- a CDS encoding TIGR02300 family protein, which encodes MVKEEWGTKRTCPKCGERFYDLGNADPVTCIECGTEWAPEPILKSKQPIIAVEQVEKKAEKEESEDLDLEVDVDIDDNDDPILGDVSLDDDDDVEVTGMVDTSLSSDGDES